The Corynebacterium suranareeae genome window below encodes:
- a CDS encoding winged helix-turn-helix transcriptional regulator: MNAEFESANATNVAQIDMAGSNREATVTNIRDAKRKSPQLDSVTPFKKNCPSRNLLDTISDKWAVLILLSLENGPQRNGEIKDQVQGITPKMLTQRLGVLVEDGLVTRTSHAVVPPRVDYQLTDLGASVIEPCRAMYFWAVENIEQVEAYRSA, encoded by the coding sequence ATGAACGCAGAGTTTGAATCAGCCAATGCAACCAACGTTGCACAGATTGATATGGCTGGTAGCAATAGGGAAGCCACCGTCACAAATATTCGTGATGCAAAGCGGAAGTCACCCCAGCTTGATTCAGTAACACCGTTTAAGAAGAACTGCCCTAGCCGTAACCTGCTTGACACCATCAGTGACAAGTGGGCTGTGCTCATCCTGCTCAGCTTGGAAAACGGTCCCCAGCGCAACGGAGAGATCAAAGACCAGGTTCAAGGTATTACACCGAAAATGCTGACCCAACGCCTTGGAGTTTTGGTGGAGGATGGCCTAGTCACCCGCACCTCCCACGCAGTTGTCCCACCGCGTGTTGATTATCAGCTCACTGATCTTGGTGCTTCAGTCATTGAACCATGCCGTGCCATGTATTTCTGGGCGGTAGAAAACATTGAGCAAGTCGAGGCGTACCGCTCGGCATAA
- a CDS encoding exonuclease domain-containing protein, with protein sequence MIAAHGASLTVDDSSLIITYSPLLAALSQSGTQMETVDISAVSGVSVQDPTAYTQGSLTLEGVGKSISFSPNSAKDLAALVDDINAILKGEKPKNIGANTSDSSDAPAATAVAGLDFVGFDVETANDDWGSICQIGLVKYKDGLEETSVSWLCSPPESLNFFNEINIGIHGITPEMVADQPRFADLVPQMVDFVGDLPLVAHNAQFDFTALSRACAASGIDVPEMIYGCSLTLARNEKLQVENHKLPTVASHLGFELKNHHDATEDARACAAIAIALARRHSFEGSFVDFVHSRGFTMGTVDNARVYPVLKDRSGANVALQRRNFGLDAGKKPEVEQPAVDHAWESPKAEPKKQSGRRAPWDKVATPDVIPDPNPDADPSSLLYGHNVTLTGDFEPYEKGALWQRIADQGATIGKNVTKKTTILVAGPWATITSKQKRAEELKEKGQDIQIWDEKQLFTALGLDEQPPF encoded by the coding sequence GTGATCGCGGCACACGGCGCATCCCTTACTGTGGATGATTCCTCCCTTATTATCACCTATTCACCACTTCTAGCTGCTCTTTCGCAGTCTGGCACGCAGATGGAAACTGTAGATATTTCTGCTGTTTCCGGTGTATCTGTACAAGATCCCACGGCATACACCCAAGGGAGCTTAACCCTAGAGGGTGTGGGCAAGTCCATTTCTTTCTCCCCGAATAGTGCCAAGGATTTGGCAGCATTAGTAGATGATATTAATGCCATTTTGAAAGGTGAAAAACCCAAAAATATTGGGGCTAATACCTCTGATAGCTCTGATGCTCCAGCAGCCACTGCTGTTGCGGGCTTGGATTTTGTTGGCTTTGATGTCGAAACAGCTAACGATGACTGGGGGTCAATCTGCCAGATTGGTTTAGTGAAATACAAAGATGGTTTAGAAGAAACTTCAGTGTCGTGGCTGTGTAGCCCTCCAGAGAGTCTGAATTTCTTCAATGAGATCAACATTGGTATCCACGGTATCACTCCGGAGATGGTGGCTGATCAGCCACGTTTTGCTGATTTGGTGCCACAGATGGTGGATTTCGTTGGTGATCTTCCGTTGGTGGCTCATAATGCGCAATTTGATTTCACAGCGCTTTCCCGTGCGTGTGCTGCCTCAGGGATTGATGTGCCTGAGATGATCTATGGTTGTTCACTTACCTTGGCTCGGAATGAAAAGCTGCAGGTGGAAAACCACAAGCTACCAACTGTGGCAAGCCATTTGGGGTTTGAGCTGAAAAACCACCATGATGCCACTGAGGATGCCAGGGCATGTGCGGCCATTGCTATTGCTCTGGCTAGGCGCCATAGCTTTGAAGGCAGCTTTGTTGATTTCGTTCATAGCCGTGGGTTCACCATGGGGACTGTGGATAACGCTCGGGTGTATCCGGTTCTTAAAGACCGTTCAGGGGCAAATGTGGCGTTGCAGCGTCGCAATTTTGGTCTGGATGCCGGCAAGAAACCAGAGGTGGAACAACCGGCAGTGGATCACGCGTGGGAATCTCCCAAAGCTGAACCAAAGAAGCAATCTGGACGTCGTGCTCCTTGGGACAAGGTGGCTACACCAGATGTGATTCCTGATCCCAACCCAGATGCGGATCCATCGAGCCTTCTTTATGGTCACAACGTCACGCTCACTGGTGATTTCGAGCCTTATGAAAAAGGTGCGTTATGGCAAAGGATTGCGGATCAAGGCGCAACAATTGGCAAGAATGTGACAAAGAAGACCACCATTTTGGTCGCTGGTCCGTGGGCAACTATCACGAGCAAACAAAAACGTGCCGAAGAGCTGAAAGAAAAAGGCCAGGATATTCAGATCTGGGATGAAAAACAGCTGTTCACGGCTCTTGGGTTAGATGAACAACCCCCGTTTTAG
- the treY gene encoding malto-oligosyltrehalose synthase gives MARPISATYRLQMRGPQADSAGRSFDFAQAKAQLPYLKKLGISHLYLSPIFTSMPDSNHGYDVIDPTTINEELGGMEGFRELAEATKELGMGIIIDIVPNHLGVAVPHLNPWWWDVLKYGKDSDFEFYFDIDWHEDNGSGGKLGMPILGAEGDEDKLEFAELNGEKVLKYYDNLFPLAPGTAEGTPQQAYERQHYRLQFWRDGVINYRRFFSVNTLAGIRQEDPMVFEHTHRLLRELVAEDLIDGVRVDHPDGLSDPFGYLHRLRDLIGPDRWLIIEKILGVDEPLDPRLAVDGTTGYDALRELDGVFISRESEDKFSMIALNHSGSTWDERTLNSTEENLKREVAQQELGAEILRLARAMRRDNFSTAGTHVTEDKLSETIIELIAAMPVYRADYISLSRTTATVIAEMSKRFPTRRDALDLIAAALLGNGEAKIRFAQVCGAVMAKGVEDTTFYRASRLVALQEVGGAPGRFGVSAAEFHLLQEERSLLWPRTMTTLSTHDTKRGEDTRARIIELTEIPDLYSELVNRVSAVLPAPDGATGNFLLQNLLGIWPADGSITDTVRTRFRDYALKAIREASTKTTWVDPNESFEAAVCDWIEALFDGPSTSLITDFVSYLHRGSVQVSLGRKLLQMVGAGIPDTYQGTEFLEDSLVDPDNRRFVDYTAREQLLERLQTWDWTAVNSVDELVENADLAKLTVVHKALGLRAEFPESFVGGDHQAVFGEGRAESHIMGIARGTDRNRLNILALATRRPLILEDRGGWHDTTVTLPAGQWEDRLTGKQFSGVVAAADLFAHLPVSLLVLVTDIEF, from the coding sequence ATGGCACGGCCAATTTCCGCCACATACAGGCTTCAAATGCGAGGACCTCAAGCAGATAGCGCCGGGCGTTCTTTCGATTTCGCGCAGGCTAAAGCGCAGCTTCCCTATTTAAAAAAGCTCGGGATTAGCCACCTGTATCTCTCGCCGATTTTTACCTCCATGCCGGATTCAAATCATGGCTACGATGTGATTGATCCCACCACGATTAATGAAGAACTTGGTGGTATGGAGGGTTTTCGGGAGTTGGCGGAGGCCACCAAAGAACTGGGCATGGGAATCATCATTGATATTGTGCCGAACCACTTGGGGGTGGCGGTTCCGCATTTAAATCCCTGGTGGTGGGATGTTCTCAAGTATGGGAAAGACTCTGATTTTGAGTTCTACTTTGATATTGATTGGCACGAAGACAATGGTTCTGGTGGAAAGCTGGGCATGCCAATTCTGGGTGCGGAAGGCGATGAAGACAAGCTAGAATTCGCCGAGCTAAACGGCGAGAAAGTACTAAAATACTACGACAACTTATTCCCCCTTGCCCCTGGTACCGCAGAAGGAACACCACAACAGGCATACGAGCGCCAGCATTATCGACTGCAGTTTTGGCGCGATGGGGTCATCAACTACCGTCGCTTCTTCTCAGTTAATACTTTGGCCGGCATTAGGCAAGAAGATCCCATGGTCTTTGAACACACCCACCGCCTACTGCGCGAGTTGGTCGCAGAAGACCTCATTGATGGCGTGCGTGTGGACCACCCCGATGGACTTTCTGATCCTTTTGGCTACCTGCATAGACTCCGTGACTTGATTGGCCCGGATCGTTGGCTAATCATTGAGAAAATCCTCGGTGTCGATGAACCCCTAGATCCTCGTTTGGCCGTTGATGGCACCACTGGATATGACGCGCTCCGTGAACTAGATGGAGTGTTTATTTCTAGGGAATCAGAAGATAAATTCTCCATGATTGCCCTTAACCACAGCGGATCTACCTGGGATGAGCGAACCTTAAATTCCACGGAAGAAAACCTCAAACGCGAGGTGGCACAGCAAGAACTCGGTGCGGAAATCCTAAGACTCGCCCGCGCAATGCGCCGCGATAATTTCTCCACCGCAGGCACCCACGTCACCGAAGACAAACTCAGCGAAACCATCATCGAGCTCATCGCTGCCATGCCGGTCTACCGCGCAGACTATATCTCCCTATCCCGCACTACTGCCACGGTTATCGCCGAAATGTCCAAACGATTCCCCACCCGGCGCGATGCACTAGACCTGATCGCTGCTGCGCTTCTTGGCAACGGCGAGGCAAAAATCCGGTTTGCTCAAGTGTGCGGTGCCGTCATGGCAAAAGGCGTAGAAGACACCACCTTCTACCGCGCCTCACGCCTGGTTGCACTCCAAGAAGTAGGTGGCGCGCCGGGAAGGTTCGGGGTGTCAGCAGCAGAGTTTCACCTTTTGCAAGAAGAACGCAGCCTGCTGTGGCCACGCACCATGACCACGTTGTCCACCCACGACACCAAACGCGGCGAAGACACCCGAGCACGCATCATCGAGCTCACTGAAATCCCTGATTTATATTCAGAGCTAGTCAACCGGGTCTCCGCTGTGCTTCCCGCACCTGATGGCGCCACCGGCAACTTCCTGCTCCAAAACCTCCTCGGCATCTGGCCTGCAGACGGCTCCATCACGGACACCGTGCGCACACGGTTTAGGGACTACGCCTTAAAAGCCATCCGCGAGGCGTCCACAAAAACCACGTGGGTGGACCCCAACGAGTCCTTCGAGGCTGCGGTCTGCGATTGGATAGAGGCGCTTTTCGACGGACCCTCCACCTCATTAATCACCGACTTTGTCTCCTACCTGCACCGAGGCTCCGTGCAAGTCTCCTTGGGCAGGAAACTGTTGCAAATGGTTGGTGCAGGTATTCCTGATACCTACCAAGGCACCGAATTTTTAGAGGATTCCCTCGTAGACCCTGATAATCGTCGCTTTGTTGATTACACCGCCAGGGAGCAACTGCTTGAGCGTCTTCAAACCTGGGATTGGACAGCTGTTAATTCGGTAGATGAACTAGTTGAAAACGCAGATCTTGCCAAGCTCACGGTAGTTCATAAAGCTTTGGGTCTGCGTGCTGAATTCCCCGAAAGTTTTGTCGGTGGTGATCACCAGGCTGTGTTCGGCGAAGGTCGTGCAGAATCCCACATCATGGGTATCGCCCGAGGTACAGACCGAAACCGCTTAAATATCCTTGCACTTGCCACCCGACGCCCACTCATCCTGGAAGATCGCGGCGGTTGGCACGACACCACCGTCACACTTCCTGCGGGACAATGGGAGGACCGCCTGACTGGAAAACAATTCAGCGGAGTTGTGGCAGCTGCTGACCTTTTTGCACATCTGCCAGTATCTTTGTTGGTTTTGGTCACAGATATTGAGTTTTGA
- a CDS encoding GTP pyrophosphokinase has protein sequence MSDNTLAQFGNYYHEFRRAYPMADVEFRLAIEELLTDGGVTFDRVTTRIKEWSSLKAKARKRRDDGSLIYPDPRKDIHDMIGVRITTYHSTEIPVALKVLQDSFIVHKSVDKAAETRISGGFGYGSHHLILEVDDNADDLQEYKGHVFEVQVRTVLQHAWAEFEHDIRYKRADVANPKDFSAEVDRMFTLAAGLIELADQQFDQIAALKETSRVTDESVELTAETLPGVLAMLIGNRFPRPRSTNYRFLEDILVANSITSVAQLRELLNPADIEVLLKVMNYRFHPGQIRIIDDLLLKRFGQSHIDATVSTDSQPLNAKRRRQLKRKLELMTQAHLVEPPS, from the coding sequence ATGTCTGACAACACTCTTGCCCAATTTGGCAATTACTACCACGAATTCCGTCGCGCCTACCCAATGGCCGACGTTGAATTCCGCCTAGCTATTGAAGAGTTGCTCACAGATGGTGGTGTCACCTTTGATCGTGTGACCACGCGCATCAAAGAATGGTCCAGCCTCAAAGCCAAAGCCCGTAAACGACGCGACGATGGCTCGTTGATCTACCCCGATCCGCGCAAAGATATCCATGACATGATCGGCGTGCGGATCACTACCTACCATTCCACGGAAATCCCAGTGGCATTAAAAGTCCTCCAAGACTCCTTTATCGTCCACAAATCCGTGGACAAAGCAGCCGAAACCCGCATCTCTGGAGGATTCGGTTACGGCTCCCACCATTTAATTCTAGAAGTCGATGACAACGCCGATGACCTGCAGGAATACAAAGGCCATGTCTTTGAGGTTCAAGTCCGCACCGTCCTGCAACACGCATGGGCGGAATTTGAACACGATATCCGCTACAAACGCGCCGATGTGGCCAACCCGAAAGATTTCAGCGCCGAAGTTGATCGCATGTTCACCCTCGCGGCGGGCCTGATTGAACTAGCTGACCAACAATTCGACCAAATCGCAGCGCTCAAGGAAACCAGCCGTGTAACCGATGAATCTGTCGAGCTCACCGCAGAAACACTTCCAGGTGTGCTCGCAATGCTCATTGGCAACCGATTCCCGCGCCCGCGATCCACCAACTACCGATTCCTCGAAGATATCTTGGTGGCCAATTCGATTACGTCTGTGGCTCAGCTCCGTGAACTTCTAAACCCAGCAGATATTGAAGTCCTGCTCAAAGTAATGAACTACCGCTTCCACCCAGGCCAGATCCGCATCATTGACGATCTACTGCTGAAGCGTTTCGGCCAATCCCATATCGATGCCACTGTGTCTACCGATTCCCAACCACTCAACGCCAAAAGACGCAGGCAGCTCAAACGGAAGCTTGAGCTTATGACCCAGGCACACCTTGTGGAACCACCAAGCTAA
- a CDS encoding RNA-binding S4 domain-containing protein, whose protein sequence is MSDLDGKPVRIDAWVWAVRLYKTRSDAAAACKAGHVKLNNNVVKPAQQVVPGDRVRVWVNHRELDVEVLRTISKRVGAPIAKTCYVDHTPPPPPMEVFASIPRRDRGAGRPTKKERREMEQFRGMR, encoded by the coding sequence ATGTCAGATCTTGACGGAAAACCTGTCCGCATCGACGCATGGGTGTGGGCAGTTCGTTTGTATAAAACCCGCTCAGATGCAGCAGCAGCCTGCAAAGCGGGGCACGTAAAACTCAACAACAACGTAGTGAAACCGGCCCAACAGGTAGTTCCAGGTGACCGCGTTCGAGTCTGGGTAAACCACCGCGAATTAGATGTGGAAGTGCTTCGGACAATTAGCAAACGCGTCGGCGCACCCATTGCCAAAACCTGCTACGTGGACCACACCCCACCGCCACCACCAATGGAAGTATTCGCATCCATTCCGCGCCGTGACCGTGGAGCCGGAAGGCCTACCAAGAAAGAACGGCGCGAAATGGAACAGTTTAGAGGTATGCGTTAG
- a CDS encoding YigZ family protein, translated as MAHLTQYQLPQAGQVFEHELEIKRSKFLTYITRVQDEEQAREFIHSIKDLYPDARHHCSAFIFHVDGSNDVERSSDDGEPSGTAGKPMLEALRGSGMKDIAAVVVRYFGGIKLGTGGLVNAYTNAVTELLPQVLQTTRSIREIFTINLPHSDAGRIEANLRGMGVIITDTEYGAEVTYTLALLPGERVAVESQLSSMMGTEIDLKESGHMWVESPSD; from the coding sequence ATGGCACATCTCACGCAATACCAACTTCCTCAAGCAGGTCAAGTCTTTGAACACGAATTAGAGATCAAACGATCCAAATTCTTGACCTACATCACGCGCGTGCAAGATGAAGAGCAGGCTCGGGAATTTATTCACTCCATCAAAGATCTCTATCCGGATGCGCGTCATCATTGCAGCGCATTTATTTTCCACGTCGATGGCTCCAATGATGTCGAGCGGTCCTCAGACGACGGTGAGCCTTCAGGAACCGCAGGTAAACCCATGTTGGAAGCACTGCGCGGGTCTGGAATGAAAGATATCGCCGCAGTAGTCGTGCGATATTTTGGTGGCATAAAACTGGGCACCGGCGGATTAGTAAACGCCTATACCAATGCAGTCACAGAGCTTTTACCACAGGTTTTACAGACCACGCGTTCAATTCGGGAGATTTTCACCATCAATCTGCCGCATTCCGATGCCGGACGCATCGAGGCAAACCTGCGTGGGATGGGTGTGATTATCACTGATACTGAATACGGTGCAGAAGTGACTTATACATTGGCATTATTACCTGGGGAACGCGTGGCGGTTGAATCTCAATTGTCGTCCATGATGGGCACAGAAATTGATTTGAAAGAGTCCGGGCACATGTGGGTGGAATCCCCGAGTGACTAG
- the treZ gene encoding malto-oligosyltrehalose trehalohydrolase, producing MLTSRNFSVWAPLPQDVQLVLNGETFPMTKTEGSWWRAEIAPQAGDRYGFSLFDGSSWSKPLPDPRSTSQPDGVHGLSEISDDSYLWGDQQWTGRILPGSVLYELHVGTFSEHGTFEGVVEKLSYLRDLGVTAIELLPVQPFGGNRNWGYDGVLWHAVHAGYGGPTGLKKLIDASHQAGIAIYLDVVYNHFGPDGNYNGQFGPYTASGSTGWGDVVNINGSDSDEVRRYILDAARQWFEEFHVDGLRLDAVHSLDDRGAYSLLEQLHILAEEVSAQTGIPRSLIAESDLNDPQLITSRDAGGYGLDAQWVDDIHHAVHALVSGERNGYYCDFGSVETLAKTLREVFAHTGNYSTFRERNHGRPVRLDVTPASRFVTYTTTHDQTGNRAIGDRPSMTLSPEQQVLKAAIIYSSPYTPMLFMGEEFGATTPFAFFCSHTDPELNRLTSEGRKREFARLGWNADEIPAPHLESTFTSSKLNWELTDDQRRIKDAYKQLLHLRHTLNFAQPNLLNLDIEHGDNWLSMANGQGRLLANFSDKDVEVPFGGELIYSFTSPTVTATSTSLQPWGFAILRRE from the coding sequence ATGTTGACCTCGCGAAACTTTTCGGTCTGGGCTCCCCTGCCCCAAGACGTACAACTTGTCCTCAACGGCGAAACCTTTCCCATGACAAAAACGGAAGGCAGCTGGTGGCGCGCGGAGATTGCGCCTCAAGCAGGCGATCGTTACGGCTTTTCGCTTTTCGACGGCTCCTCCTGGTCCAAACCCCTCCCCGATCCCCGATCCACTTCCCAACCAGACGGCGTGCATGGTCTAAGTGAAATCTCGGATGATTCCTATTTGTGGGGTGATCAGCAGTGGACTGGTCGAATCCTCCCAGGATCGGTGTTGTACGAGCTACATGTGGGCACGTTTAGTGAACATGGAACGTTTGAGGGAGTCGTCGAAAAGCTTTCTTATCTGCGTGACCTCGGCGTGACCGCCATCGAGCTTTTACCCGTGCAGCCCTTTGGCGGCAACCGAAATTGGGGCTACGACGGGGTGCTCTGGCACGCCGTCCATGCAGGCTACGGCGGTCCGACGGGCCTTAAAAAGCTTATCGACGCCTCCCACCAGGCCGGCATCGCCATTTATTTAGACGTCGTCTACAACCACTTCGGCCCTGACGGCAACTACAACGGGCAATTTGGCCCCTACACCGCCAGTGGCAGCACCGGCTGGGGTGACGTGGTCAATATCAACGGCTCCGATTCTGATGAAGTACGACGCTATATCCTTGATGCCGCACGCCAGTGGTTTGAGGAATTCCACGTCGATGGGCTACGCCTTGACGCCGTGCACTCCCTCGATGATCGGGGTGCCTACTCGCTTCTGGAACAACTGCATATCCTGGCGGAAGAAGTCTCAGCCCAAACCGGCATCCCGCGATCGCTGATTGCAGAATCTGACCTTAACGACCCACAATTAATCACCTCCCGCGATGCCGGTGGGTATGGTCTTGATGCACAATGGGTCGACGATATCCACCATGCCGTGCACGCTTTAGTCTCAGGTGAACGCAACGGTTATTACTGTGATTTCGGTTCCGTTGAAACCCTGGCTAAAACACTAAGGGAAGTTTTTGCGCATACCGGAAATTACTCCACGTTCCGCGAACGCAACCACGGCCGACCTGTGCGTCTCGATGTCACCCCCGCATCCCGCTTTGTCACCTATACAACCACCCATGATCAAACTGGAAACCGAGCCATCGGTGATCGCCCATCGATGACTCTTAGCCCCGAGCAGCAAGTCTTAAAAGCAGCCATCATCTATAGCTCCCCTTACACACCAATGCTGTTTATGGGCGAAGAGTTCGGCGCCACCACACCCTTTGCCTTCTTCTGCTCCCACACCGACCCTGAACTCAACCGATTGACCTCAGAGGGACGAAAACGTGAATTCGCCCGCCTTGGATGGAATGCCGACGAGATCCCCGCCCCCCACCTGGAATCCACGTTTACATCATCGAAACTCAATTGGGAGCTCACCGATGATCAACGCCGCATCAAAGATGCCTACAAGCAGTTGTTGCACCTGCGGCACACCCTGAATTTCGCCCAACCCAATTTACTCAACCTAGACATCGAACACGGCGACAATTGGTTATCGATGGCCAATGGTCAAGGCAGACTACTTGCCAATTTCTCAGATAAAGACGTCGAGGTGCCTTTTGGTGGTGAGTTGATTTACAGCTTCACCTCCCCCACAGTTACGGCTACGTCAACCTCACTTCAACCATGGGGTTTTGCGATTTTACGCCGCGAGTAG
- the ilvA gene encoding threonine ammonia-lyase IlvA, translated as MSETYVSEKSPGVMASGAELIRAADIQLAQARISSVIAPTPLQYCPRLSEETGAEIYLKREDLQDVRSYKIRGALNSGVQLTQEQRDAGVVAASAGNHAQGVAYVCKSLGVQGRIYVPVQTPKQKRDRIMVHGGEFVTLVVTGNNFDEASAAAHEDAESTGATLIEPFDARNTIVGQGTVAAEILSQLTALGKSADHVMVPVGGGGLLAGVVSYMADMAPRTAVVGIEPAGAASMQAALREGGPVTLETVDPFVDGAAVKRVGDLNYHIVEKNQGRVHMMSATEGAVCTEMLDLYQNEGIIAEPAGALSIAGLKEMSFAPGSVVVCIISGGNNDVLRYAEIAERSLVHRGLKHYFLVNFPQKPGQLRHFLEDILGPDDDITLFEYLKRNNRETGTALVGIQLSEASGLEPLLGRMELSAIDSRRLEPGTPEYEYLT; from the coding sequence ATGAGTGAAACATACGTGTCTGAGAAAAGTCCAGGAGTGATGGCTAGCGGAGCGGAGCTGATTCGTGCCGCCGACATTCAATTGGCGCAGGCACGAATTTCCTCCGTCATTGCACCAACACCGTTGCAGTATTGTCCTCGGTTGTCAGAAGAAACCGGTGCGGAAATCTACCTCAAGCGGGAAGATTTGCAGGATGTCCGTTCCTACAAGATCCGTGGAGCATTGAACTCAGGTGTGCAGCTGACCCAAGAACAACGTGATGCGGGTGTCGTTGCAGCGTCTGCAGGAAACCATGCCCAGGGCGTTGCATATGTGTGCAAATCACTTGGTGTTCAGGGTCGTATCTATGTTCCGGTTCAAACACCTAAACAAAAGCGTGATCGCATCATGGTTCATGGTGGCGAGTTTGTCACATTGGTGGTGACAGGAAACAACTTTGATGAGGCTTCAGCTGCCGCACATGAGGATGCGGAAAGCACCGGTGCGACGCTGATTGAACCGTTTGATGCGCGTAACACCATTGTGGGACAGGGAACAGTTGCAGCTGAAATCTTGTCGCAATTAACGGCACTGGGTAAAAGTGCTGATCATGTCATGGTTCCAGTTGGCGGTGGCGGACTTCTCGCTGGTGTTGTCAGCTACATGGCGGATATGGCACCTCGTACCGCTGTTGTGGGTATTGAACCAGCTGGTGCTGCGTCCATGCAGGCTGCACTTCGTGAGGGCGGGCCAGTAACTCTAGAGACTGTTGATCCTTTTGTTGATGGCGCAGCTGTTAAGCGAGTCGGCGACCTGAACTACCACATCGTGGAAAAAAACCAGGGTCGTGTACACATGATGAGCGCTACTGAGGGCGCGGTGTGCACTGAGATGCTTGATTTGTATCAAAATGAAGGCATCATCGCAGAACCTGCTGGCGCGTTGTCGATTGCGGGGTTAAAGGAAATGTCCTTTGCCCCAGGCTCGGTCGTGGTGTGCATTATCTCTGGTGGCAACAACGATGTGTTGCGCTATGCAGAGATCGCTGAGCGTTCCTTGGTGCATCGTGGGTTGAAGCACTATTTCTTGGTTAACTTCCCGCAAAAGCCAGGTCAGTTGCGTCATTTCCTCGAAGATATCTTGGGACCTGATGATGACATCACGCTGTTTGAATACCTCAAGCGCAATAATCGTGAAACTGGTACTGCGTTGGTAGGCATTCAGCTGAGTGAAGCATCTGGATTGGAACCACTGCTTGGTCGCATGGAGTTATCTGCTATTGATTCCCGTCGCCTTGAACCAGGCACTCCAGAATACGAATACTTAACTTAA
- a CDS encoding cobalamin-independent methionine synthase II family protein — protein sequence MSHNHIRTTHVGSLPRTPELLDANIKRSKGEIGEEEFFQILQSSVDDVIKRQVDLGIDILNEGEYGHVTSGAVDFGAWWNYSFTRLGGLTMTDTDRWASQEAVRSTPGNIKLTSFSDRRDRELFREAYEDPVSGIFTGRASVGNPEFTGPITYIGQEETQTDVDLLKKGMEAAGAKDGFVAALSPGSAARLTNKYYETDDEVVAACADALSQEYKIITDAGLTVQLDAPDLAEAWDQINPEPSVKDYLDWIGKRIDAINSAVKGLPKEQTRLHICWGSWHGPHVTDIPFGDIIGEILRAEVGGFSFEGASPRHAHEWRVWEENKLPEGSLIYPGVVSHSINAVEHPRLVADRIVQFAKLVGPENVVASTDCGLGGRLHSQIAWAKLESLVEGARIASKELF from the coding sequence ATGAGCCACAACCACATCAGAACCACTCACGTGGGTTCCTTGCCCCGTACGCCGGAACTGCTTGACGCAAACATCAAGCGTTCAAAGGGTGAAATTGGTGAAGAGGAATTCTTCCAGATTCTGCAGTCTTCTGTGGATGACGTGATTAAGCGTCAGGTTGATTTGGGTATCGATATCCTCAACGAGGGTGAATACGGACACGTCACTTCCGGCGCAGTCGATTTTGGTGCTTGGTGGAATTACTCCTTCACCCGCCTGGGTGGACTGACCATGACCGACACTGATCGTTGGGCAAGCCAGGAAGCAGTCCGTTCCACTCCTGGCAACATTAAGCTGACCAGCTTCTCTGATCGTCGTGATCGCGAATTGTTCCGTGAGGCATATGAAGATCCAGTATCAGGTATTTTCACTGGTCGCGCATCCGTAGGAAACCCAGAATTTACCGGCCCAATTACCTACATCGGTCAAGAGGAAACCCAAACCGATGTTGATTTGCTCAAGAAGGGCATGGAGGCAGCGGGCGCGAAAGATGGCTTCGTTGCAGCTCTGTCCCCAGGATCTGCTGCACGTTTGACCAACAAGTACTACGAGACTGATGACGAGGTCGTTGCAGCTTGTGCAGATGCCCTTTCCCAGGAATACAAGATCATCACCGACGCTGGTCTGACTGTTCAGCTTGATGCACCTGATCTGGCAGAGGCTTGGGATCAGATCAACCCAGAGCCAAGCGTTAAGGATTACCTGGACTGGATTGGCAAGCGCATCGATGCGATTAACAGCGCTGTCAAGGGACTGCCTAAGGAACAGACTCGTCTGCACATCTGCTGGGGCTCCTGGCATGGACCACACGTTACTGACATTCCATTCGGTGACATCATTGGTGAAATTCTGCGTGCAGAAGTTGGCGGTTTCTCCTTCGAAGGTGCATCACCTCGCCATGCTCATGAGTGGCGCGTATGGGAAGAAAACAAGCTTCCTGAAGGCTCTTTGATCTACCCAGGTGTGGTTTCTCACTCAATCAACGCAGTTGAGCACCCACGCCTAGTAGCTGACCGTATTGTTCAGTTTGCCAAGCTGGTTGGCCCTGAAAATGTTGTAGCTTCTACCGACTGTGGCCTGGGTGGACGTCTGCATTCTCAGATCGCATGGGCGAAGTTGGAGTCCCTTGTAGAGGGCGCTCGCATTGCTTCCAAGGAGCTGTTCTAA